One window of the Methylocystis parvus OBBP genome contains the following:
- a CDS encoding RNA polymerase factor sigma-32: MAYLPGLGRELMKAAADAPFLEREEEKGLAIAWRDNGDRVALHKLTSAHMRLVIAISAKFRHYGLPIADLVQEGHVGLLEAAARFAPERDVRFSTYATWWIRASIQDYVLRNWSIVRGGTSSTQKALFFNLRRLRARLAREPQAFSDGDAYESIARTLGVSRADVEMMDSRLSGSDVSLNAQLVDDDSAGSAQRMDFLVDGAPLPDEVVEHNLDSDRRARWLKDALAILSERELRIVQERRLTENLVTLETLGDKLGISKERVRQIESRALTKLRRALSKLKDDEVTDEAAPMA, encoded by the coding sequence ATGGCGTATCTTCCGGGACTCGGCAGGGAGCTTATGAAGGCGGCGGCAGACGCCCCTTTTCTCGAGCGCGAAGAGGAAAAAGGGCTGGCCATCGCGTGGCGCGACAATGGCGACCGGGTTGCGCTTCACAAGCTGACATCGGCGCATATGCGGCTCGTCATCGCCATCTCCGCCAAGTTCCGCCATTACGGCCTGCCGATCGCCGATCTGGTGCAGGAAGGGCATGTCGGCCTTCTCGAAGCGGCGGCGCGATTTGCGCCGGAGCGCGACGTTCGTTTCTCGACCTACGCCACCTGGTGGATCCGCGCGTCGATCCAGGATTACGTGCTGCGCAACTGGTCCATCGTGCGCGGCGGCACCAGCTCGACGCAAAAGGCGCTCTTCTTCAATCTGCGCCGCTTGCGCGCCCGGCTGGCGCGGGAGCCGCAGGCTTTCTCCGACGGGGACGCCTATGAGAGCATCGCGCGGACGCTTGGCGTCTCCCGCGCGGATGTGGAGATGATGGACTCCCGCCTCTCGGGCTCCGACGTCTCGCTCAACGCGCAGCTTGTCGACGACGACTCGGCGGGCTCGGCCCAGCGCATGGATTTTCTTGTCGACGGCGCGCCGCTGCCCGACGAGGTCGTGGAGCACAATCTCGACTCGGACCGTCGCGCGCGCTGGCTGAAAGACGCTCTTGCGATCCTTTCCGAACGCGAATTGCGGATCGTTCAGGAGCGGCGCCTCACCGAGAATCTGGTGACGCTGGAGACGCTCGGCGACAAGCTCGGCATCTCGAAGGAGCGCGTTCGTCAAATCGAGAGCCGCGCTTTGACCAAGCTGCGGCGCGCGCTGTCCAAGCTGAAGGATGACGAAGTGACCGACGAAGCCGCGCCGATGGCGTAA